One window of the Granulicella arctica genome contains the following:
- the nadD gene encoding nicotinate (nicotinamide) nucleotide adenylyltransferase, translating into MRVAFFGGSFDPVHRGHLAVATAAANHFSLDTVLFAPTGRQPLKPSGATASFEDRLAMVTLACTADARFSPCALDAPRIDGKPNYSIDVLTALGAQMPEAKLFNLVGIDSFLGLPRWHEAERLMALVEWIIVSRPGFTLDSASLSLSQRARIHPLDSVHEDVAATHLRPRLKLGDPCLDLIPTSVSSYIAAHHLYR; encoded by the coding sequence ATGCGCGTAGCCTTCTTCGGTGGCAGCTTCGACCCGGTCCATCGCGGCCATCTGGCAGTTGCCACCGCCGCCGCGAATCATTTTTCCCTGGATACAGTTCTCTTTGCTCCCACAGGTCGGCAGCCCCTCAAGCCGTCAGGTGCGACGGCCTCCTTCGAAGATCGTCTCGCCATGGTCACGCTCGCTTGTACTGCGGACGCCCGCTTCAGCCCCTGCGCCCTGGATGCGCCTCGCATCGACGGCAAGCCAAACTACTCGATCGACGTGCTTACCGCACTCGGCGCGCAGATGCCGGAGGCAAAGCTCTTCAATCTGGTCGGTATTGATAGCTTCCTTGGTCTACCAAGGTGGCATGAGGCAGAACGTCTTATGGCGCTGGTAGAGTGGATCATCGTCAGCCGCCCCGGCTTCACACTCGACTCCGCCAGCTTGAGTCTCAGTCAGCGCGCCCGCATTCATCCCCTCGACTCAGTCCACGAGGATGTCGCCGCAACCCATCTCCGCCCCCGGCTGAAGCTGGGCGACCCGTGCCTCGACCTCATCCCCACCAGTGTCTCCAGCTATATCGCCGCTCATCATCTTTATCGCTGA
- a CDS encoding SGNH/GDSL hydrolase family protein — MPTLAVDSSCLKRSYCLTILIGFALLTGCTSYSNSVVVPVTTVKATPKWVVSWGASPENNLSSTTNQGGSEQSYRWLFSPTVAGTQERVHFSNFFGTTPLTIGAARLAVSTNDTAAIDTAHDSALTFAGAASVTIPPGGAVVSDPVNVTYLFGQKLAVSMYLTGTYGPLTHHNAEFQTSYVSPSNSGNVTGDASGAAFTQTTAEWFLLSEVDVYGPYQGTVVLFGSSSIDGHASNYGNANSYPVLNAPVAGQDSDRPSDWLARQLVSAGYNMGVSNAGVSADPAGPNSGATPAKGVADGIDREARDVFSQPGITTMITYIGAVDIKSSDCKSAPEVEASLMQIISAAAAQNIRVIVGTLPPSTFCQNSAAANFGPSPSTAAPYAGGATPGPINPGETQRMLVNTWIRSTAVNLPGVVGIADFAKVLTDPANPSFLIPNINSGDNNHPNGPGYSVQSSAIPLNLVLPPATN, encoded by the coding sequence ATGCCCACCCTCGCCGTTGATTCGTCCTGCCTGAAGCGTTCGTACTGCCTTACGATTCTGATCGGGTTTGCACTGCTGACTGGATGTACGAGCTACAGCAACTCTGTTGTCGTGCCGGTAACCACGGTGAAGGCTACACCGAAGTGGGTGGTCTCATGGGGGGCATCTCCTGAGAACAACCTGTCTTCAACGACGAACCAGGGAGGCTCGGAACAAAGTTATCGATGGCTCTTTTCGCCAACTGTTGCCGGCACCCAGGAGAGGGTTCACTTTTCGAACTTCTTTGGGACAACTCCCCTTACGATCGGTGCGGCGCGACTGGCGGTCAGCACAAACGATACAGCGGCAATTGATACAGCGCACGACTCAGCCCTGACCTTCGCGGGAGCGGCAAGCGTCACAATCCCGCCCGGCGGAGCGGTCGTCTCCGATCCCGTAAATGTGACGTATCTCTTCGGACAGAAGCTCGCAGTCTCCATGTACCTGACCGGAACCTATGGCCCGTTGACGCACCACAATGCTGAGTTTCAAACGAGCTATGTCTCTCCGTCCAACTCCGGAAATGTGACGGGTGATGCCTCGGGCGCGGCTTTCACGCAGACTACCGCAGAGTGGTTCCTCCTCAGCGAGGTGGATGTTTACGGTCCTTATCAAGGAACGGTTGTTCTGTTTGGCAGTTCTTCGATCGATGGGCATGCGTCGAACTACGGCAACGCGAATTCTTATCCGGTGCTGAACGCCCCAGTTGCGGGTCAAGATAGTGACCGGCCTTCAGATTGGCTGGCTCGTCAGCTAGTGTCGGCGGGGTACAACATGGGCGTCTCGAACGCTGGCGTATCCGCAGATCCGGCAGGTCCAAATAGCGGAGCTACGCCGGCCAAAGGTGTCGCGGATGGTATTGACCGTGAAGCGCGCGATGTCTTCTCCCAACCTGGAATTACGACAATGATCACCTACATTGGTGCTGTCGATATTAAGTCGTCCGACTGCAAGTCGGCTCCTGAGGTCGAAGCTTCGCTGATGCAGATCATCAGCGCGGCCGCGGCGCAAAATATTCGAGTCATTGTCGGAACATTGCCACCATCGACCTTCTGTCAGAACTCCGCAGCGGCGAACTTCGGACCCTCCCCTTCGACGGCTGCACCCTATGCGGGCGGAGCGACGCCGGGACCAATCAATCCGGGCGAGACACAACGCATGCTTGTGAATACGTGGATTCGTTCGACAGCGGTAAATCTACCAGGAGTGGTGGGGATTGCGGACTTTGCAAAGGTTCTGACAGACCCGGCGAATCCCAGCTTCCTCATTCCGAACATCAACTCGGGCGATAATAATCATCCTAATGGCCCTGGGTATAGCGTGCAGTCCTCGGCGATTCCGCTGAACCTGGTTCTGCCTCCCGCTACGAACTAA
- a CDS encoding TonB-dependent receptor, with product MRFRGLVAAFVTSTVFASIAASQTSKGILVGVARDSSGAVIPNANVTITGDADKAIRSISTKPDGSYRFEALDPESYTVTVQQAGFQGFSAKKVIVQPSLVTTYDIKLSVGSANDTVNITADSQAINTENGQLTGIINTTDITKLPIFSLSPYELTTTVPGVQIVDQSGFSNGINIQVNGARPRANNFLLDGQEINDVSIGGQAFQPSIPDMYESVAVLTNSASAEFGRAGGGVVNLVTKSGTNQFHGEAYERYTGSGLNALGGQERGTGAVKARFDNHVYGFTAGGPVIKDKLFAFGGLELSRFYGSETPSVLELPDANGYAQLQKIGGPQVALLDSYLSNGNYLASYVNVQGRTLVNTNVGPQNGCPTTGCIITENFFQRPSQATSNPDTQWTYRIDYKPWDKDSFSFRYLHDRSSLSPDFGNNGSALVGFDTLQGGPGELGEGTWTHIFTPNFLNEFRVSETRINFQFGPTAETSANPLFALQSISIPGIINAAGTSDLGPNQNFPQGRGEDLYQLQDTVGITKGIQSFRIGFDIGRQLEKDLVSQNAKGTLSFVKGGTNAAGVSYVTALGNFLQNQLGPSGTATKTFGNTRVDPHGWRSGVFAQDDIKLTSDLTVNLGVRFDYLTNPENSLQFPGLDPANPLGIITLVSGAPTAQVFKIKNDTNNISPRFGFAYSPHNGSFIGDGKSVIRGGFGIFYDSDFSNFVINAAQSSPNAVAGTLVQTTGAGLANATSLVPTIAPQLKLNSSVTSVVNNMVNPVTYQYNLGIERQLPGNLFLAVRYVGTSAHKLFANQQYNYFSGATGARLNPAYGAVVARGNFADSNYNSLEVEGSHLFSHGFQIRGTYTYSKTLDDGSEIFTTFSSPTSYTANLAPGGRGQDYGNSAYDHRHYAVISYVWSPAGLHAENAITNAALGALTRHWTLSGIERFQSGPYSTFAVNGLDINGDGSTANDRPINGNLAAPAQSAGIDGHFIGGTNGVYYDLAANNSTGALTPVSTSAVRWLVPYGPGNQYLRQEIGRNSYSNPGLQFHDLALEKGIGLSYLHLERGQLILRGEVQNIGNHNNIGPLDTNVLDIGTGNYFNRLNAQEDAGRTMVLWAKVAF from the coding sequence ATGCGCTTCAGAGGTTTAGTTGCTGCTTTTGTCACTTCCACTGTGTTTGCCAGCATCGCAGCCTCGCAGACCAGTAAGGGTATTCTCGTTGGTGTTGCCAGAGACTCGTCTGGAGCGGTCATCCCCAATGCAAACGTAACGATTACGGGGGATGCTGACAAGGCAATCCGCAGCATCTCCACGAAGCCAGACGGCAGCTACCGTTTTGAAGCTCTCGATCCTGAGAGCTACACGGTTACAGTTCAGCAGGCCGGGTTCCAGGGCTTTTCAGCCAAGAAGGTCATTGTTCAGCCCTCCCTGGTTACAACTTACGACATCAAGCTTTCTGTCGGCTCTGCGAATGACACGGTAAACATCACGGCCGACTCGCAAGCAATTAATACGGAAAACGGCCAGTTGACCGGCATCATCAACACGACCGACATCACGAAGCTGCCGATCTTTTCGCTAAGCCCCTACGAGTTGACGACGACCGTTCCGGGAGTGCAGATTGTTGACCAGAGCGGTTTCAGCAACGGCATCAACATCCAGGTAAACGGCGCACGTCCTCGCGCAAACAACTTCCTACTTGATGGGCAAGAGATCAACGACGTATCCATCGGTGGCCAGGCTTTCCAGCCTTCTATTCCTGATATGTACGAGTCGGTTGCCGTCCTCACGAATTCGGCTTCGGCCGAATTTGGCCGCGCGGGTGGTGGTGTCGTCAACCTGGTGACCAAGTCCGGAACGAACCAATTTCATGGCGAAGCATACGAGCGCTACACAGGTTCAGGCCTGAATGCACTCGGCGGCCAGGAGCGTGGAACCGGCGCCGTGAAGGCCCGCTTCGACAATCATGTCTATGGCTTTACCGCTGGTGGACCAGTCATCAAGGACAAGCTGTTTGCTTTCGGTGGCCTAGAATTGTCACGCTTCTATGGCAGCGAGACGCCGTCCGTTCTTGAATTGCCTGATGCAAATGGCTATGCGCAGCTCCAGAAGATTGGCGGCCCGCAGGTCGCCCTGCTGGACTCTTACCTTAGCAATGGAAACTACCTCGCTTCTTACGTCAACGTGCAGGGCCGTACTCTTGTGAACACCAACGTAGGGCCACAGAATGGCTGCCCTACGACTGGCTGCATCATCACAGAGAATTTCTTTCAGCGGCCTAGTCAAGCGACCAGCAACCCCGACACCCAGTGGACCTACCGGATCGACTATAAGCCATGGGATAAGGATAGTTTCTCCTTCCGCTACCTCCACGATCGGAGCTCGTTGAGCCCTGACTTCGGCAACAATGGTTCTGCTCTTGTGGGTTTCGACACGCTCCAAGGTGGCCCTGGCGAACTCGGTGAAGGAACTTGGACACACATCTTCACGCCGAACTTTCTGAATGAGTTTCGTGTTTCTGAAACAAGGATCAACTTTCAGTTCGGTCCAACAGCAGAGACCTCTGCCAATCCTCTTTTCGCTCTTCAGTCAATCAGCATTCCCGGAATCATCAATGCTGCGGGGACCTCAGACCTCGGACCGAATCAGAACTTTCCACAAGGCCGCGGTGAGGACCTCTATCAGCTCCAAGATACCGTGGGAATCACGAAAGGCATTCAATCCTTTCGCATCGGTTTCGACATCGGTCGCCAACTTGAGAAGGACCTCGTCTCACAGAATGCAAAAGGAACGCTCAGTTTTGTCAAAGGTGGAACCAACGCAGCTGGAGTAAGTTACGTTACTGCTCTCGGCAACTTCCTCCAGAACCAGCTTGGACCTTCAGGCACGGCGACGAAGACATTCGGCAACACTCGGGTCGATCCACACGGGTGGCGCTCGGGTGTGTTCGCACAGGACGATATCAAGCTGACCTCGGACCTGACCGTCAATCTTGGTGTTCGGTTTGACTATCTGACCAATCCTGAGAACTCGCTTCAGTTCCCTGGCCTTGACCCAGCGAATCCGCTCGGCATCATTACCCTCGTATCGGGTGCGCCTACAGCACAGGTCTTCAAGATCAAGAACGATACGAATAACATCTCGCCTCGCTTCGGATTTGCATACTCACCGCACAACGGCAGCTTCATCGGAGATGGTAAGTCGGTTATTCGTGGCGGCTTCGGTATCTTCTATGACAGTGACTTCAGCAACTTTGTGATCAACGCGGCACAAAGCTCGCCGAACGCAGTCGCAGGGACCCTGGTCCAGACGACTGGAGCAGGTCTTGCAAATGCAACCTCACTCGTCCCGACAATTGCTCCGCAGTTGAAACTGAACTCCTCCGTCACAAGCGTCGTCAACAACATGGTCAACCCGGTGACCTACCAATACAACCTGGGCATTGAGCGTCAACTGCCAGGCAATCTGTTCTTAGCCGTTCGGTATGTCGGTACGTCCGCACACAAGCTATTTGCGAACCAGCAGTACAACTACTTCTCCGGTGCAACCGGTGCACGCTTGAATCCTGCATACGGAGCAGTTGTTGCTCGCGGCAACTTTGCGGACTCCAACTACAACAGTCTTGAGGTTGAGGGTTCTCACCTCTTCTCACATGGTTTCCAGATTCGCGGAACCTACACCTACTCGAAGACGCTTGATGATGGCTCGGAGATCTTCACGACCTTCAGCTCGCCGACTTCGTACACAGCAAACCTGGCACCCGGTGGCCGCGGTCAGGACTATGGAAATTCAGCGTATGACCATCGTCATTATGCTGTCATTTCGTATGTCTGGTCTCCTGCCGGTCTGCATGCAGAGAATGCGATCACTAACGCTGCGCTTGGCGCACTCACGCGGCATTGGACCCTGTCCGGCATTGAGCGCTTTCAGTCTGGACCGTACAGCACCTTCGCTGTCAACGGCCTTGACATCAATGGCGACGGCAGCACAGCGAATGATCGTCCTATCAACGGTAATCTCGCTGCACCGGCACAGTCGGCTGGCATCGATGGCCATTTCATCGGCGGAACCAACGGTGTGTATTACGATCTGGCGGCCAACAATTCGACTGGAGCGCTAACGCCAGTCTCCACATCGGCTGTTCGCTGGCTCGTTCCGTACGGTCCTGGCAATCAGTACCTGCGCCAGGAGATTGGCCGCAACAGCTACTCTAACCCTGGTCTGCAGTTCCATGATCTGGCGCTCGAGAAGGGCATTGGCCTCTCGTACCTGCACTTGGAGCGTGGTCAGTTGATCCTGCGTGGCGAAGTTCAGAACATCGGCAACCACAACAACATCGGACCTCTGGATACGAACGTGCTTGATATCGGGACAGGTAACTACTTCAACCGATTGAACGCACAGGAAGATGCAGGCCGCACGATGGTTCTCTGGGCTAAGGTCGCTTTCTAA
- a CDS encoding M56 family metallopeptidase, with protein MTPLWNWVLGYLLNSIWEVPLLFAAGALAAWLIRRLAPQPRVEHRVWVGAMLLEVILPACNLRIGQLTRQLGSIVWRHRAAGDGVGAFTASGTDATLRHVLLRVPAPVIAIFLGAYICSLAYFAGRMAWGLWQTSLMQQRAEPIELLRDSEQALDRCRDRFGVADAVIRTSSIISGPVTVGILRRVLLVPPAFLDQVAGGDLEAVVAHEFAHMRRRDFAKNVAYGVLTLPASYHPMLWWTRSRVAESREMVCDALAAEAVAGRERYARSLLRLAAMLADRTPARTLHAIGIFDANIFERRIMNLTQRRVEIKGVRRLVMAAVCVTVGLATCASALALRENVGVPVVASGGGKAAAADEPRRVSGGVMAGNVLSRVTPVYPQDAKDAKISGAVVLQAIISKEGVVEHLEVVSGPEKLRASALDAVRQWTYKPYLLNGNPTDVETTITVNYSFSK; from the coding sequence ATGACTCCCCTCTGGAACTGGGTGCTTGGCTATTTATTGAACTCGATCTGGGAGGTGCCCCTGCTGTTTGCTGCTGGCGCGTTGGCGGCGTGGCTGATCCGTCGACTGGCTCCGCAGCCCAGGGTGGAGCACCGGGTATGGGTCGGCGCGATGTTGCTCGAGGTGATTCTGCCGGCCTGTAATCTGCGCATTGGGCAGCTGACCCGTCAGCTCGGCTCGATCGTGTGGCGTCATCGGGCGGCAGGGGACGGAGTCGGAGCGTTTACCGCCTCCGGGACTGACGCGACCTTGAGGCATGTTTTGCTCAGGGTGCCAGCGCCGGTGATCGCGATCTTCCTGGGGGCCTATATCTGTAGCCTCGCTTACTTTGCGGGCCGCATGGCGTGGGGTCTGTGGCAGACGAGCCTGATGCAGCAGAGAGCCGAGCCAATCGAACTGTTGCGAGACTCGGAGCAGGCACTGGACCGATGCCGCGACCGATTCGGAGTGGCGGACGCGGTGATCAGGACGTCTTCCATAATCTCGGGACCGGTGACGGTCGGGATTCTCCGGAGAGTCTTGCTGGTGCCCCCCGCGTTTCTCGACCAGGTGGCTGGGGGCGACCTTGAGGCTGTCGTCGCGCATGAGTTTGCTCATATGCGGCGGCGCGACTTCGCGAAGAACGTGGCGTACGGGGTGCTGACGCTGCCTGCCTCGTACCATCCCATGCTGTGGTGGACACGGTCGCGGGTTGCCGAGAGCCGGGAGATGGTGTGCGACGCCCTGGCCGCAGAGGCTGTTGCAGGAAGGGAGCGGTATGCACGGTCGCTGCTGCGGCTGGCGGCGATGCTTGCGGATCGAACGCCAGCCAGAACACTTCACGCCATCGGAATCTTCGATGCCAACATATTCGAGAGGAGAATCATGAATCTGACTCAAAGGCGTGTGGAGATAAAGGGTGTACGACGGCTTGTGATGGCCGCCGTGTGTGTCACGGTTGGACTGGCTACCTGTGCATCCGCGCTGGCGCTCCGGGAGAATGTTGGTGTTCCCGTGGTCGCGAGCGGAGGCGGGAAAGCTGCTGCTGCCGACGAACCAAGACGCGTATCGGGTGGTGTGATGGCGGGGAATGTTCTGAGCCGCGTTACGCCGGTCTACCCCCAGGATGCAAAGGACGCCAAGATCTCTGGTGCAGTGGTTCTGCAGGCAATCATCAGCAAAGAGGGCGTGGTGGAGCATCTTGAGGTGGTCTCAGGACCGGAGAAGCTGCGGGCCTCTGCGCTTGATGCCGTACGACAGTGGACGTATAAGCCATACCTCCTGAACGGCAATCCTACCGATGTGGAGACGACAATTACGGTTAATTATTCCTTTAGTAAGTAG
- a CDS encoding 23S rRNA (pseudouridine(1915)-N(3))-methyltransferase RlmH, translating to MKISLTAILPRRSRTKTEPTDRLLTDYQERCGRYLPTESVVYDTEAAFLDSLDKQPGRTAATVILLDSRGQQLSSEEFATRLGSFRDSGTQRVILAVGPADGWSSEARTRASLLLSFGRITLPHQLARVIAAEQLYRALTILAGHPYHSGH from the coding sequence ATGAAGATTTCGCTGACTGCCATTCTCCCGCGTCGCTCACGCACGAAGACGGAACCAACCGACCGCCTGCTGACGGACTATCAGGAACGATGCGGTCGCTACCTGCCGACAGAGTCCGTCGTCTACGACACTGAAGCCGCATTTCTCGATTCGCTGGACAAGCAGCCTGGCCGAACCGCAGCTACCGTCATCCTGCTTGATAGCCGGGGCCAGCAGCTCTCTTCTGAGGAGTTCGCCACTCGTCTTGGCAGCTTCCGCGACTCCGGGACTCAGCGCGTCATCCTCGCTGTCGGCCCTGCAGATGGCTGGTCGAGCGAAGCCCGTACGCGCGCAAGCCTGCTGCTCTCGTTCGGCCGCATCACGCTCCCGCACCAGCTCGCTCGTGTGATCGCGGCAGAGCAGCTCTACCGCGCCCTCACCATCCTCGCCGGACACCCCTACCACTCCGGTCATTAG
- a CDS encoding BlaI/MecI/CopY family transcriptional regulator: protein MGDQEKETLTKLELQIMQVIWRMGTSSVSAVQEGLEQQLAYTTVQTMLNILARKGKLTRSLRGRAFEYSATVTEAKALSHAVRDLVDRMFGGSNEELVMSLIKSKQIDAKLIAKLSKRMDEEGGGE, encoded by the coding sequence ATGGGTGATCAGGAAAAAGAGACGCTGACGAAGCTGGAGCTGCAGATTATGCAGGTGATCTGGCGGATGGGAACAAGCAGTGTCAGTGCGGTGCAGGAGGGGCTTGAGCAGCAGCTTGCCTACACAACTGTTCAGACAATGTTGAACATTCTGGCGCGTAAGGGCAAGTTGACGCGCTCGCTACGGGGGCGGGCGTTTGAGTACAGCGCAACCGTCACTGAGGCGAAGGCGTTGAGCCACGCGGTGCGCGACCTGGTGGACCGGATGTTCGGTGGGTCGAACGAAGAGCTCGTTATGAGCCTGATCAAGAGCAAGCAGATCGACGCGAAGCTGATTGCGAAGTTGAGCAAGCGGATGGACGAGGAAGGCGGCGGCGAATGA
- a CDS encoding GDSL-type esterase/lipase family protein, producing the protein MTATSVPTSPKWVGAWGVAPTNLTDTGGSEQTYRFLIYPTVGGTKERLKFSNFYGTAPVTIGAGRLSIGKDGSPSIDAANDVKLTFNGGSTSVTIQPGQTVVSDTVNLTYSYGQTLAVSMYLRGTFPSLSRHNALFNQNYQNASSAGDATTDVTGAAFTESQADWLLLSGMDVYGPYQGTVVLFGSSTTDGFHSNYGHTQSYPAQNAPVVGQHTSRISDWLAKALNANGYQIGVLNEGIPGNMITDPSSTNTNPLPSGVRRFSRDVVAQSNVIAVVSYFGAIDLRSSDCTSANAIEAATQNLITAAGAAKLPLFLATLPPSAFCTNPAQPYYGLIPTPADPYAGGETGSVNGSEQQRIAFNQWIRSTGAGLAGVAGIADIDKALADPARQDFMLPLYNSGDNYHPNGAGYQAAAGAIPTHLFIPLP; encoded by the coding sequence GTGACCGCCACATCGGTGCCGACGAGCCCGAAGTGGGTGGGTGCCTGGGGAGTGGCTCCGACCAATTTGACGGACACGGGTGGCTCCGAACAGACCTACCGTTTTCTGATCTATCCAACAGTCGGCGGAACCAAGGAGAGGCTGAAGTTTTCAAATTTCTATGGAACTGCGCCCGTGACTATTGGAGCCGGTCGGCTTTCCATTGGCAAAGACGGTTCACCATCGATTGACGCCGCGAACGATGTAAAGCTGACCTTCAATGGAGGTTCCACGAGCGTAACGATTCAGCCGGGTCAGACGGTTGTCTCCGATACGGTCAATCTCACGTACAGCTATGGGCAGACGCTGGCAGTCTCGATGTATCTACGTGGAACGTTTCCATCGTTAAGCCGGCACAATGCCCTGTTTAATCAGAACTATCAAAATGCTTCAAGCGCTGGAGACGCAACCACCGACGTTACGGGAGCGGCATTTACGGAGAGCCAGGCGGACTGGCTGTTGCTGAGCGGCATGGATGTCTACGGTCCGTACCAGGGAACAGTGGTCCTGTTCGGGAGCTCGACGACGGATGGCTTCCACTCAAACTACGGTCACACCCAGTCCTACCCGGCGCAGAACGCGCCTGTGGTCGGACAGCACACCAGTCGCATTTCGGATTGGCTCGCCAAGGCACTGAACGCCAATGGCTACCAGATCGGCGTATTGAACGAGGGAATACCCGGCAACATGATTACGGACCCAAGCAGCACGAATACCAATCCTCTACCCTCCGGGGTCCGGCGCTTCAGCCGCGATGTGGTTGCGCAGTCCAACGTAATTGCTGTCGTCAGCTACTTTGGGGCGATCGATCTGCGGTCCTCGGACTGCACATCGGCCAACGCGATCGAAGCAGCTACTCAGAACCTGATTACGGCTGCAGGGGCGGCGAAGCTGCCACTATTCCTGGCAACGCTTCCCCCTTCCGCCTTCTGCACCAATCCGGCACAGCCTTACTATGGGCTGATACCAACCCCTGCCGATCCGTACGCCGGTGGCGAGACAGGTTCCGTCAACGGATCAGAGCAGCAGCGGATTGCCTTCAACCAGTGGATTCGCTCGACAGGCGCGGGGCTTGCTGGTGTGGCGGGGATCGCGGATATCGATAAGGCGCTCGCCGATCCGGCAAGACAGGATTTCATGCTACCCCTCTATAACTCTGGCGATAACTACCATCCGAATGGTGCCGGATATCAAGCGGCTGCGGGCGCAATTCCAACCCATTTGTTTATTCCACTCCCATAA
- a CDS encoding carotenoid biosynthesis protein, with protein MLSTPTSRRTTYLLGSLLLLYSGSRILQLYTAWVPLLLVVVLHVIPPAAFALIHGIERYGPRGMLTFTVLCLGIASFFETLSLRTGFPFGHYAFTKVMGPKLFELPILLALAYLGIGYISWTEAQRMLRSRHKPSSIAGILLPPLLASVMMVAWDLAMDPVWATINRAWIWRDGGAWLVCRSAITSAGSLPCSPCISASPSTCSVNQHQQKYLQHGIDWRFSST; from the coding sequence ATGCTGTCAACTCCCACAAGCCGGCGCACAACCTACCTTCTCGGCAGCCTCCTCTTGCTATACTCCGGCTCCCGCATCCTGCAGCTCTACACGGCATGGGTGCCGTTACTCCTTGTTGTGGTTCTGCACGTTATCCCACCTGCAGCATTCGCTCTGATTCATGGCATCGAACGTTATGGACCCAGGGGGATGCTTACCTTTACCGTCCTCTGCCTTGGTATTGCAAGTTTCTTCGAGACGCTCAGCCTCCGCACAGGCTTTCCCTTCGGGCATTACGCCTTTACAAAGGTGATGGGTCCAAAGCTCTTCGAGCTTCCTATCCTGCTTGCCCTCGCCTACCTGGGCATCGGCTACATCTCGTGGACTGAAGCTCAACGTATGTTGAGGAGCCGTCATAAGCCTTCCAGTATCGCCGGAATCCTTCTTCCTCCACTGCTTGCCAGTGTCATGATGGTCGCGTGGGACCTGGCGATGGACCCCGTCTGGGCGACCATCAATCGAGCCTGGATCTGGCGCGATGGCGGAGCGTGGTTGGTGTGCCGATCAGCAATTACTTCGGCTGGTTCCTTACCGTGTTCACCGTGTATCTCTGCTTCACCCTCTACCTGCAGCGTCAACCAACACCAGCAGAAGTACCTGCAACATGGGATCGACTGGCGATTCTCTTCTACATAG
- the rsfS gene encoding ribosome silencing factor produces MPSIESNQLLAAAAAACEDKKAEDIRILALDPTESGLTDYFLICNGTNERQNVAITDEIEIRLKRDFGTYPNSVEGRRNGEWILMDYVDFIVHVFSAEKRAFYGLERLRKTATTLSIDDLNAEIKSAIAATRSKSSAAKTISADAPAKKTTVPTAATPVAPKSKKAAAKKMAVKAPVKSSAKKNPTKAAKKISKK; encoded by the coding sequence ATGCCGTCCATTGAAAGCAACCAGCTCCTCGCCGCTGCAGCCGCAGCCTGCGAAGACAAGAAGGCCGAAGACATTCGCATTCTCGCACTCGACCCCACAGAGAGCGGTCTTACCGACTACTTCCTCATCTGCAACGGCACCAACGAGCGCCAGAACGTCGCCATCACCGACGAGATCGAGATCCGTCTCAAGCGCGACTTTGGCACCTACCCGAACTCCGTCGAAGGCCGACGCAACGGCGAATGGATCCTTATGGACTACGTCGACTTCATCGTCCACGTCTTCTCCGCCGAGAAGCGCGCCTTCTACGGCCTCGAACGCCTCCGCAAAACCGCAACCACCCTCAGCATCGACGACCTGAACGCCGAGATCAAATCAGCCATAGCCGCCACCCGCAGTAAGTCTTCAGCAGCTAAGACAATTTCAGCTGATGCACCAGCTAAGAAAACGACTGTACCCACCGCAGCCACTCCTGTCGCGCCAAAGTCAAAGAAAGCGGCGGCTAAGAAGATGGCTGTGAAAGCACCTGTAAAGTCTTCAGCCAAGAAAAATCCTACGAAGGCAGCGAAGAAGATCTCAAAAAAATAG